From the Onychostoma macrolepis isolate SWU-2019 chromosome 13, ASM1243209v1, whole genome shotgun sequence genome, the window TGGTCTGTTTCCCCCTGGGAGCTGTTGTTTTCATGTGCTCTTTCTGTCTTCCTCTCGCTCTCTTTTTAATCCCTCACTCTACAGCCTGTCTTTGCAGTCTATTCATTCACTGGAAATAATATGGTTTTAATTCCTTGCATTGGCTTGGCGTGAAGCACATACGTCATATCCCCaatccctcctcctcctcttcttcactGGATTCGGATCAAAGTTTTTGTGCTGTTCCAGCCTGAACCATTCTGATCTGATCTGAAATCATGGGAAACAAGTTCACCGTGTAATCTtctgtggtaaaaaaaaaaatagtattaatTCATGATGTCTGTGTTTAAGTTGAAGCAATCATAGTTAAATTCCCATTTTATTGGCATTGTAAGCTCTGTAATAAGCTGAAGgctgtcttttatttcagtgttttgacACTTTTAGATATTTGCTCTGATTGTATTCTTCTGTTGACATATATTCAATAttcactgaatcactgaatctggagaaacacatttttacaaGCTCGTAAAGTCATCTTCTTGAGTCTTGTTCAACATTTGTACTTATCTGGTGGCACGTTCTTAGCGAATTTCATTTGTGGTTGATCTTTTAATCTGTTTCTATACTGAAACAGAATCCGGTAGAAAGAAGTAAATTTTTCATACTGGCCACATTTGTGTTCGTACTCTGattactgtatgtttgttttgCAGTTTACATGCACATACTGTATAACATGAGAATACAGTGTTTGGCATCAAACTGTGTGTTCTTGTCATGCCAAGTAACAAATCACAGACCTGCTGCACATGCGGACATGTGAAATTGAATTATGCagcaaaaaaatgattaaaaatgtttaatccATGTGCCTGAGTGAATCATAAACAAAAGGATTAAGCTAACCTTGTtgagaaaatacaatttcattAATGGAGGCTGGCTCAGACAACAGCCTAGCTAGTCACTTGTAAAATTAACCCAAGCTAAGAAATCGTTACACATCATCAGCTCTCTATTTCTCTTTATAAACATGGACGGGcagtttcacatttaaaaagtcCTGTTACCAGATTGGGGATCTATTTTATGTGACACATAAGAATTTAGAGCAATTGAGACTCCTTTTTCTTTGAGGAATCTGTGGTGCCCATTGTCCACTTGTCATTGTAACatagactttaaaaatatttcatacaaAATACATTCTCTCAAAGACTCCAGAGTtgttattacaatgtaaattcattgtttatgaaataaattcaactcagttatactttttttttgtctctggCTGGGATCATTACATTGAATTGGCTCAAGttattacttatattaatatttacatttagtcagttagcagacgcttttatccaaagcgacttacaaatgagggcAATAGAATCAATCAAACCAGCAAAAGAGCAATATTATGTTAGTTCTGTGACTAGTCCCAGTTAgtctaacgcagtacacatagttttgtttttgttttttgtaataataaaaaagaaaacaagtaaacataatagaaaaagaatagagaattctattcaatttttatttttaaataaacaaaaataacacaagCAGACCGAATAGAAATCGAATAGAGAGTGCTTATGTTACAGGGTCaagtttttttaatagtaaataaaagaaactaatagtaatagtaaataactaatagtaaataaaagaaaacaagttggtagaatagaaatagaatagagagtgcaagtgttagtgggttaaggtgttttatatatattataaaagaaaacaagtagatgggatagaatagaaatagaatagagagtgttAGTTTTAGAGgatcattttttataaaaaataaaacaagtagttAGAATggaaatagaatagagagtgaaattgttagagggtcaagttttttaaataattaaaaagaaaacaagtagatagaatagaaatagaatagagagtgctagtgttagagggtcaagtgtagATGGCCGTTTATTGAAGATGGCTAAAAACTCAGCTGCTCGAATCAAGTTGGGCATATAATTGAAATTATTGTgtatctcttttttttccccctccattCACATTTGTTTCTTCCTGCTGAGAATGAATGGACAgtgttattattaactaaaactattaaaaattatttttggtaattgaaataaagctaaaataaaatagaaatattggatgaagaaagacaaaaaaacctaaaaagaaacctagaaatgttaaaataaatattaataaataaaataaaattaaagctacatataaaaattaaaacaattaaataataaaaatgacaaaatcactTAGAATTTCTAAATtgtaaattcaaatgaaaactgaaaatataaacaaaagctaattcaaaacattaataaatactataaaaatatatagatagtATTTAAATAATCCACTAACAGTGTTTATTTAGGTACTAATTCATTCTTGATATCCTGGTCTTTTTTTAAGGTCAGAACAAATTGTTACAAAAGTCATGTAGGCAATATGCATTCCACAATATTTCATTCCACAATATAGTTATTATGACTTTAGCGCTTTAAATGACTGAGAACACAGCGCTCTCTAAAGAGCAATGACGCACACATCAGTAATCCAGATTACACTATGTCCATAAtcctttaaaatacaatttctttaaaaaaacaccaaaaatgcTTTTTGACTGTTTTGTCTAATTgttcaaacatttatttaatttttatgaatACACAGTAGCACAAATTCCCAATATCCCAATATGTGTGGCGCTAAATGGAGCTCGCTTTCATAATTTTTCCACTGGTGTTGTGTTGAATTTCACTCGTTGTGAAAACGCTGCCAGCATGAACTGCCAGTTCTGTTGTTATGACAGACTGCTTCCCATTTACATTTGCGTAATGATTGCATAATCTGCTTCAAATCttgtttaatcaaataaaaaatacatgacTTCTGGCAGCCATTTTGACCTTTCACTCTGCTCTTGAACCTTTGGACATCTGATCATAAGCTTGTGACTGATTACTCTGGATTGCAAGGCAGCGGATCAGACACTCTCGATGTCAATACAATGTGTTGCATGTTATAAACTGACTACATATCAAAGAACCGTTTGTATCTCTTAGTGACATCACATGTGTGAATTATTATTTCACTTGCCTGGACCTCAAAGCAAATCCACTTGGATTTCACAAAGCTGTGGGCCATTCGTGTTAGTCTAcaggagatattttgaagagtcTTTCCTTTTTGTTTGGTACAAGTATGCCAAGTATGAAAATAGATTTCAAAGGTTTGAACAataaaattccatttttatgccAGTTATGCATTGGTTTACCTCTGTAAATACCAGTGGTATGTTTCAAAATTGCTAATGAGTTTTGTGACTTGGCTGCCCTCCACAAATTTGCCGCATTTTTAGATGACATCTGGaatgatgttttaaaaatattgttttatttttgcaagcATTCCTTCCATGCACCAGAATCTTTTTTAGTGGTATGCAAATAAGTGGCCAAAATTAATCGTTTGTAAAGTATGCTTTTAGTTTCTTTGTTCTTAGTTTGAGTCATGTGGATTTCTGAATGCAGGATCATTCAAATATTAGAAATAAGCAGTCGTATGCAAGTAATATAAACATCAATATACGCAGAAGCTAAAGCCATCTCTTATGTCAGCAGTAATTTGTGACCTcaaagaaagaaggaaaaaaaatacactaatGGGGCCATATAAAATACTAATGAAGAAAAAGTGAAGTATGATGTAAACCATCTTGGGAAAATCGCATTATAATAGCataatagcatttaaaaaatgcgTAGAGATGCTGACTAGTGTTTGGAAATGAACATCTTCGCAGTTCTCCAGTTCACTAAAATGTTCAGTGGTCCAGAGAACTTAGTTAAGACATAATAAAGTAGCCACCGATGTTTATTTCACTGTTGTGCATCTTGGCTGAGATACACACATCAGATGTTGTTGACAAGACATCCACTGAACATCATTCACAGGTTGATGAAAGTGCACTTGAGGAAGTCAAGCTTAAAGTGGACACAAGAGCTTTTAAAGACTAATTAGGTTGCAGCATTACAAGTGACACATGAACCATTGCAGAGACATTATGTGTCAGACTACACAGTTGTACATACATGTATCTATCATTTGTACATTAGCATGTCACATACACAAACATTGTGGTACAGAAACGTATATCTTTCATATGCATCCTTATGTTTAATAGTTTATACTACTGTATATTGTCAggtatttcatttatatattttctctgTATTCTATCTGCTCTACTTCTATCTATCCACTAAAACAAAGTAGTTAAATTGTACTGCATTTCATTATGTCATcatattatatactttttattgtgtatttacaAAGATGCTAAATAAGTATTGAGTATTTGTTTTTTAGTACAAATGTGCAAAAAGAGTGACCTTTTGTCTGTTTGTATTTGCATGCATTGTAGTCTGTTATAAAATTCAATtctggaaaaagaaaaagctaGAAATATGCACATTTTATGCAATTTCTAGCAAAATTACTTGGCATTACATGCTACTTTGGCTTGTGATATTCAGCCTCTTTATTGAACATTACAATCTATTTATGTAGTAATGATATTTCTGTTATGCACAAAGTGAAACTATAAATATTTCTAATACTTctaattaaaaacatgaaatacatttttatgttacctgagaaaatgttttttccttacagtgtacaaaacataaaaatttggCATTCATTTCTTATTTTGCAGATGCCAGAATGATTCATGTTAAAACAGAGAAAGAATCTGCAGAGGGAAAACGAGATCACCAGTCTGAACATTTCCAATCGCAGTGAGTCTCGTGCATAATCTTTTCCTTTTGACTAATCTTGTGCACTGGGGAATGTGTTTTCATGAAAAGCACCGTTGTTTCTGGGATTAGAAAATGTTACTTGCCTAATTCTGTCTCATAAGCTTGATGTAGACTTGCTTTATCTCATAGCAAATGATTTCCCTATGTGCAAAATAAAGTACACTTTATTTCCTGGGTGTGCCAAATTGTACATTCTggttaacatgaaataaatgaatatactgTAGAGATGGTAAAAAGTATTTCACTCTTAAAGCTAGcagtaaattaatttgtttattttttgtagcAGCCACATTTTCACTAATTGGGGCATTTAATGTAGCCAGTTTTAATGTACAGTGTAACGGCACTTATATGCAGTAAAATATCTTGAAAGTTCACCCACAACCTCAAAAAATAGGTTACATGGTTCCTGATTGTGTTTCCTTTCAGAACTGCATATATGGAAGCAGCTTAACCCTTATTAAAGGATGGCCACAAATTCTCTTCTTAAATGTGCTTTGCAAAGATACAGATAAAATTGGACcctgttttgtaacatttccaTTAGAAGCAGCTTATGTGCTTTATCAAAATATCAGTTTAGAAATTTTATTACTTGCTAAAATcttctatattaaatataaaagacCAAACTACCACAAACACAGACTCCACTCTCATGTCCACAAACACAACAAGGATGACATAAGCACACAATTCCAATAAGCAAGTGTCATACCTGTTAGAAACTACCAGGACATTAACTGTTATCACATTCTTAGTTTATTTGGTCTTGTTCTCAATAGCAGAAGTCTCGATCTTTTGGCCAGTGAGCAACTGCCAGATTCCTCCTCTGTAGTTCTCATTTCCAAGAGAGTAAACAAAGACGTTGAAAGTAGGTGATGTCTTAGCCAAAATGGGTGCAATCTGTAAGAATATGTtcagaacaaattcattttATGCACACAGTATTGAATAAATAGTTTAACAGAAATTGTATGTATCAGTTACTGTGCTTACACTACAGTCTccaaatttatttgatcaaaaatccaGTAAAACAGCTAGTTTCtctttgaatttgttttaaaatgtaatgtattcctgtgatagcaaagctgaattttcagcagccattactccagtcttcagtgtcacatgatccttcagaaatcattcatgtTGATTTGGAGCTCAAGTAACTCAAGtaacaattttaattattttacctgCTGACCTGTTATATCATGAATGTGGGCATAAAGTGCACACTCTgagttttaatttgaaattggaggaaaggttaaggaattacaACGGACCATATGTAATTGAacaattgactcaaaagctgtttcatggacagatgtgggctattccttcgttatttctacatcaattatttctacatcaattaaaattatttctaccTCAAATCAAAGTTCTGGAGTTGATTTTGCCATTTAaatttggaagctgttgctgtgaacccacatcatgcagtcaaaggagctctccatacaagtgaaacagacaattgttaggcttcaaaaacaaaacaaatccatcagagacCTGGCAGGAACATTCAGagcaaaaaaaagaatgcactagtgagctcagcaacataaaaGGGTCTGGACATCCAAGCTAAACAAAGCAGAGGACAACAGTGGTCGATGATCAAAAATCCTctccatggtaaagaaaaagcctttcacaacatccagccaagagaagaacactctccaggaggtagctgtgtcactgtcaaagtttacaatcaagagaagacttcacaagagcaaatacagagggttcaccacaaggtgcaaacaaggccagattagactgccaaaaaaacatctaaaaaagccagaccacttctggaaaagcattctttggacggctgaaattaagatcaacctgactgaaaaaagtatggagaaggcttggaacagctcatgatGCAAAGCATaaaacatcatctgtgaaacattgtggagcagtgtgatggcataagcatggcttccagtggcactgacagaagacagaagcagcCGGAAGAATTCTGAAGTGCAGAGAACGCGTTTTTCAAAGAACACGCTGATCTGTTTAGTGAGAGCACAGAATGGCTTTTCAGTCGGTACCGCTTTCTTTGCCATGACTTCGGTGAGGACGTATATGTTCACGTGATAAAAGGAGGTGTATTGGAGGCGTTTCTGAATGCAAATGACCATGAATGTGAATGAGCATGGTGTTTAAGAACATGTGGGATTTATCAACAACGATTACTTACTGGTGTGCGTAAAGAACTGCGTGCGCACGTTtgataaatacagataaaaaatGTTGTACTTACACACATTCTAAATTTCATTCGTAGGACAAAATATAGAACATTTTCTACGCACTCTTGATAAATGAGGgcccaggagtttttgaaggtaaaaagtGGGATATttggccaagtcaatctcctgatTGAGCACACATTTCACTttctgaagacaaaactaaagccagaaagacccacaaacaaacaacaattgaagtcagctgcagtaaaggcctggcaaagcatcacaaaggaggaaacccagggcctcttttgtaaaatgttgtgcagaaaccatcctaaaattgatcttacgatcatccCTCAAATACACGTACGgttgattcataaaatgaacgTACTGTACGTACAGAAAACGCACGTAAGCATCTATGAATTGCAAATGATCTTGAACTTGAGCACAAATGAGTGGTTTCACCTCTCTGCTTGTAAATGACTctaatgtcattaacatgtaAAAGATCACCAGTCATCATCCAGATTCTTTCATTTAGAACAGCgtgctgcaagaacagcttacatttttaaaaacctgCAGTACTTGAACAAGAAAAAGTGTGTAtgtctgctcagaccctgacaTGACGCTAAGCACTTGGAAGTGGAAAAGCCAGTTTTTACCAATATGAGCGTTGacgtggatttaagcgtacgcacactctaagatcaaatctgagcaTGCACACGCTATATAAATGAGGCCCCCAGTCTTtggtgatgtccatgagttccagGCTTAAGGCAGTCATTCTCaacaaaatagtaaaaatgaacatttatgattatgtttatttgtccaattacatttgagcccctgaaaatggggggactgtgtataaaaatggtcataattcctaagcattttatgttatatttttgttcaacccctttaattaaagcttaaagtctgcacttcaatttcatcttgattgttttatttttaattctgttctGGTGGCATAATGATGCCAAAATGTATACCAAATATATGGACataactgtatatataaaagaatTGGATGTCATGTattaatttcattcaaaaaaaaaaaaaatgagtgactgaatggtagtgtgtttttatttgaggTTTACTgtaacctgtatgactttttattttcttccgtggaacaaaaaagaaaatttgataAATCAGGGTTTTTttccaatgttgttttggaacccactgactttcattgtatacaCAAAACCAAACTTTAcagtatcttcttttgtgttctacagaagacaTAAAGGTAGGTAAATGATTCATGTTGGGATGAATTATCTTCTTTGGTGTCTGCTGTGCTTCAGACATGATTTCCTCACCATTCTCAGTTTAGGAGAGACAAGGGTTGCGTTCTCCACAGCAGCATAGTAAGCCAGGATACCATAGGGGCCCCAGCAAAACAGCATGGTCTTCAGAGGAGTGCCACAGTTGAACTGCACATAGAGAGCAAACAGGAGATTTAGTCTTAGTTGGATTTCTAAGTCACATGCTGCAGATTTAACTTTGATGTAACATATACACCATTAAACATTCTACTGTTCTGATGAGCGAACAAACACAAAGCACACCCACACAAAAAGAGTTCATTAGAACAAATGTCATAAGCTCAATCAGGCATGAAGGCTCAACAAAGACATAATAAACTGACCTACATACTATAGGCTGTGGTACTTATGTGTACtactgagaaaaacaaaacaaaaacaaactggtcacactttatattaagtggccttaactacaatgtacttattgtgttcatattgtattgcaaaacactttgcTGCtatgaggtgggatatgggtaaggttaggggcaggtttgggtaggtttaagggtgggttaaggtgtaagggatgggtcaacagtgtaattataaatgtaattacagaaattaattacagatgtaactacataggtatttttaaaaatataagtacaatgtaaaaacatgcatgtacacaataagtgcattgtaccaaataattaatttaaatgtaagtacatagtagttaaggccacctaatataaaatgGGACCAACAAACTTAAAGTGCcagtattgttattattatatttcagctttattccatttaacaaaatgtttttaatagttttagtttcagttaagGATAAGAACCCTGTTCTGTGGTTGTCTTGACTGTCTGTAAAGGAAATCCTCTTCCTTTTCAATCACTTTGGTATTGGTGTGCATGCAAGTTTTTTGTGTTACATAATAGTTCTGTCCTAGAGAAGAGTTCAGTAGCTGTTGCAGAGATGCCTTTGTGCTCCCAGGCAAAACGTTTCTTTGACCTACTCAAACCCTGTGAATAACAGTCTTATGCAATGTGAGGGGAAATGTATACTCTGTTCCTTTCATGTACCCTTTGGTCTCACATGTCAAATTCTAATATGGTACAGAGGATACTATACCTTGGCCTGGCCAGTCTTCTTGAATTTCCTATCAATGGACTGATAGGAAGACAGCACAACAAACATCTGAATGCCCATGTTGAAGATGGACATGGGGATCAAGTAAGACACATAGTTCCTGCGTAAAAGGACAGACACAATTACATTATAGGTCTTATTTCACAGTGAACAGATTTACAAGAAAATGAGAGTCATGTGACCTCTCCATGAccctaatattgttttaattaggATCAGAATGCACATTTGAATATATGGGTAAAAATGTGACTGAAGCGGACACTGGTGAGCAATGTCTTATGTAATATAATCATACAAAATGACGTGAATTATGAATGTAGTAATTAACTGTGCGTCTTACCTGTCACCCTTGCTGTAGTCCAGTGTGCAGCAGGTCCTCAGGGGCTCGTAGTCATACTCTCcccagccaatcagaggcatggCGGCCCAGAAGGCAGTGAAGAGCCAGATGAAGATAACCAGGGTGATGGCACTGCTCCACTGCAGCTTTGTCCCTAATAACACGAGGTATTacggttgcactttattttacagtacgtgaacttacatgtacttacagtgtacttataATGTACATACCTAAGAAAGTATTGGTAATATAAGGTACAATCAAGAGAAGCATTTCACTTTTTAGGGGTAGCttcagggttagtacctagttattaactagttattgtaattactataataagtacatagtatgtacatgagtaacaggactgtaaaataaagtgctaccggTATTACTACAATAATACAAGTTATACTGTTTactaaatttaaatttgctaaataaatacaacagtGGTACTGGTATCatagctgatttttcagcagccaaTAATCCAGACTTTAGTGTCACATTCTTAAATCattctacactcttaaaaacaaagaTTCTTTACTAGCATCTGtagttccatgaagaacctttaacatataaaaaaggttctttatagtatAAAAAGGTTCTTGAAGTCATAGGCTTAGGATTTATGTTTCTGCCGGTGGGTGCTCAAGCCCCCCACCCCCCCaacgtgtgttttttttaatatatagaaaacacattttcaccGCTGTTTCCATGACTAAATAATAACTGGGCTACGTTATCATAGATATACACAACAAATTTAATAtcttcaaatatttaatttttttctttttctagaGTATACAAAATGTATCTTGCAAATACATTATTTAGTAACCAAATAATACACACATTCTTTCTATGAGGGCTGCGCTTcactaaataaaatgatttaataaatacCTGTTTACAATAAGCACTTATTCGTGCGTACACAGGACAAAGTGTACAAAGAGGGAGCGCAGAGCCATGATCACTATATGGGAAAGCCTGCCGCAAGCCGAGAGATTCGTGCTGGCACCCTCTCGTATTAAAATAATGCTCTCTTGACATTTGCCATTAAAATAACGCCAAAAACTGCCTCAAATGAACTATGAAAACAAGAATAAAGTCGTACAAGCTGCAATCCATTTCTTATTAGTTCAAATGAGTGGGATCGGCGCCTATGCTTGAggttaaaaaaatgttacaaatgcCTCTTCCTACTTTCAAAacctatatttttaatattagtgTAATATTCTGATATGGTGCTCAAAAAatatttgctgaataaatgtattattctattttttaaaaatctttggTGTCGAAGTTTTGAACggttgtgtatgtttttgttacagaatttacatttacacaacATAACATATTAGCATGCTCTGTGTTCACATGCTAGTATAAAATGGCTATTCACTGAGATTCTGAAAAGAATGGCCTTTGGTGAAGCCTATGTGCGCTATAAGTGCCTTCAGCAGGTGGTCTTGGCAACATGGGTGGGCTGAACT encodes:
- the rgra gene encoding retinal G protein coupled receptor a isoform X2, with product MADMGISMNATIAAFSSFLRYWPYGSDGCQTHGFQGFMTALASIHFIAAIAWDRYHQYCTRTKLQWSSAITLVIFIWLFTAFWAAMPLIGWGEYDYEPLRTCCTLDYSKGDRNYVSYLIPMSIFNMGIQMFVVLSSYQSIDRKFKKTGQAKFNCGTPLKTMLFCWGPYGILAYYAAVENATLVSPKLRMIAPILAKTSPTFNVFVYSLGNENYRGGIWQLLTGQKIETSAIENKTK
- the rgra gene encoding retinal G protein coupled receptor a isoform X1; protein product: MVTSYPLPEGFSEFDVFSLGSCLLVEGLLGFFLNAVTVVAFLKIRELRTPSNFLVFSLAMADMGISMNATIAAFSSFLRYWPYGSDGCQTHGFQGFMTALASIHFIAAIAWDRYHQYCTRTKLQWSSAITLVIFIWLFTAFWAAMPLIGWGEYDYEPLRTCCTLDYSKGDRNYVSYLIPMSIFNMGIQMFVVLSSYQSIDRKFKKTGQAKFNCGTPLKTMLFCWGPYGILAYYAAVENATLVSPKLRMIAPILAKTSPTFNVFVYSLGNENYRGGIWQLLTGQKIETSAIENKTK